Proteins from one Amycolatopsis benzoatilytica AK 16/65 genomic window:
- a CDS encoding sensor histidine kinase has translation MHYWWRAHNPWFGRVFRTIVVLAFVLGGSSASGRWQHFAHPLSPLGAAWLAATVLLLLLVHRYPLPLFVLTAASAYAYYLSSEPGGPVVVVPTIALFVLTKQKGPVVAGSTGSVVLAGAYLIHVVVAQTFAIDAWALFAVVWMVAVIGIATAFRFQFAAVAARREQAAEHRHRMAEQERLRIAREVHDVVAHSLAMINVQAGVAAHVADRRPEQAKEALLNIKAASASALNDLRATLAVLRSGENRAPAPSLAQIGELLDHARTAGLEVELHGEPGELPAPVGGAAYRILQESLTNVVRHADGAQRVEVRFERTPGRLVLTVRDDGRGTVQPTPGHGLRGMRERATALGGTVEASLTGQGFEVRAELPVEGEK, from the coding sequence ATGCACTACTGGTGGCGAGCCCACAACCCGTGGTTCGGACGCGTGTTCCGCACCATCGTGGTGCTCGCCTTCGTGCTCGGCGGCTCCAGCGCGTCCGGCCGGTGGCAGCACTTCGCGCACCCGCTCAGCCCGCTCGGCGCGGCCTGGCTCGCCGCCACCGTGCTGCTCCTGCTGCTCGTCCACCGCTATCCGCTGCCGTTGTTCGTGCTGACCGCCGCGTCCGCGTACGCCTACTACCTGTCGTCCGAACCCGGCGGCCCGGTCGTCGTCGTTCCGACCATCGCGCTGTTCGTCCTGACGAAGCAGAAGGGGCCGGTGGTCGCCGGGAGCACGGGGTCAGTCGTGCTCGCCGGTGCGTACCTGATCCACGTGGTCGTCGCGCAAACGTTTGCCATCGACGCCTGGGCGCTGTTCGCGGTGGTCTGGATGGTCGCGGTGATCGGCATCGCGACCGCGTTCCGGTTCCAGTTCGCGGCGGTCGCGGCGCGGCGCGAGCAGGCCGCCGAGCACCGGCACCGGATGGCCGAGCAGGAGCGGCTGCGCATCGCCCGCGAGGTGCACGACGTCGTCGCGCACAGCCTCGCCATGATCAACGTCCAAGCCGGCGTCGCCGCGCACGTCGCGGATCGCAGGCCGGAGCAGGCGAAAGAGGCGCTGCTGAACATCAAGGCGGCCAGTGCGTCCGCGCTCAACGACTTGCGCGCGACGCTCGCGGTCCTTCGATCCGGCGAGAACCGGGCCCCCGCGCCGAGCCTTGCTCAGATCGGCGAACTGCTCGACCACGCGCGAACCGCCGGGCTGGAGGTGGAGCTGCACGGCGAACCAGGCGAGCTGCCCGCCCCGGTGGGCGGCGCGGCGTACCGGATCCTGCAGGAGTCGCTGACCAACGTCGTCCGGCACGCCGACGGCGCTCAGCGCGTGGAGGTCCGGTTCGAGCGGACGCCGGGCAGGCTGGTCCTGACCGTCCGCGACGACGGCCGCGGCACCGTCCAGCCGACGCCCGGCCACGGCCTGCGCGGGATGCGGGAACGGGCGACGGCACTCGGCGGCACCGTTGAAGCGAGCCTGACCGGACAGGGTTTCGAAGTGCGGGCGGAACTGCCCGTGGAGGGGGAGAAATGA
- a CDS encoding SDR family NAD(P)-dependent oxidoreductase has product MQITDTAALVTGGASGLGGATAKALAAKGARVFALDLASSIEKAEQIDGVTYVEADVTDPDQVQTAVDTAAGSGLPLRVVVNCAGIGPSARILSKKGRHDLALYAKVVQINLVGTFNVLTIAAEAIAKTEPLADDARGVIINTASVAAFDGQIGQVAYASSKGGVVGLTLPAARDLASHGIRVLTIAPGIVDTPMLATVSDEFRAGLAAGVPFPKRLARPDEYAQLALSMIDHDYLNGEVIRMDGSLRMAPR; this is encoded by the coding sequence ATGCAGATCACCGACACCGCAGCGCTCGTCACGGGTGGCGCGTCCGGTCTCGGCGGCGCGACCGCCAAGGCACTGGCCGCGAAGGGCGCCCGGGTGTTCGCCCTCGACCTCGCGTCCTCGATCGAGAAGGCCGAGCAGATCGACGGCGTGACCTACGTCGAAGCCGACGTGACGGACCCGGACCAGGTCCAGACCGCCGTGGACACCGCGGCCGGCTCCGGCCTGCCGCTGCGAGTCGTGGTCAACTGCGCCGGCATCGGCCCGTCCGCGCGCATCCTGTCGAAGAAGGGCAGGCACGACCTGGCCCTGTACGCGAAGGTCGTCCAGATCAACCTGGTCGGCACCTTCAACGTCCTCACCATCGCCGCCGAAGCGATCGCGAAGACCGAACCGCTGGCTGACGACGCCCGCGGCGTGATCATCAACACCGCGTCCGTCGCCGCCTTCGACGGCCAGATCGGCCAGGTGGCCTACGCGTCGTCCAAGGGCGGCGTGGTCGGCCTGACCCTGCCCGCCGCGCGCGACCTGGCCTCGCACGGCATCCGGGTGCTGACCATCGCGCCGGGCATCGTGGACACTCCGATGCTCGCCACCGTAAGCGACGAATTCCGGGCTGGCCTGGCCGCCGGCGTGCCGTTCCCGAAGCGCCTTGCCCGGCCGGACGAGTACGCGCAGCTCGCCCTGTCGATGATCGACCACGACTACCTCAACGGCGAGGTCATCCGGATGGACGGCTCGCTGCGGATGGCCCCGCGCTGA
- a CDS encoding helix-turn-helix transcriptional regulator produces the protein MTTALEDRLRRTELGEFLRNRRARITPEQVGLPVGGRRRTPGLRREEVAQLAGVGVTWYTWLEQGRDINASEQVLSAISRTLRLDPHEHVHLFTLAGAPEPMTEQKACAVITPSLQDTLVQLEPFPAAVRNARYDVLGYNAGYDWLMGGVDRIPFEDRNTLVQVLLNPEWKKRMLDWDQNVSRLVSAFRAAMAEHMAEPAWKSLVKRLQAESPCFEELWRRHDVNSELSPTKRYLHPEVGLLTFNFTYLYLGRRSETRLSVYTPANPETAEKLQAAVPRNA, from the coding sequence GTGACCACTGCCCTCGAAGACCGCCTCCGGCGCACCGAACTCGGCGAGTTCCTCCGCAACCGGCGCGCGCGAATCACGCCCGAGCAGGTCGGCCTGCCGGTCGGCGGACGGCGGCGCACGCCGGGGCTGCGCCGCGAGGAGGTCGCGCAGCTCGCCGGGGTGGGCGTCACCTGGTACACGTGGCTCGAACAGGGCCGCGACATCAACGCATCCGAGCAGGTGCTCAGCGCGATCTCCCGCACGCTCCGGCTCGATCCGCACGAGCATGTGCACCTGTTCACCCTGGCCGGCGCACCGGAGCCGATGACCGAGCAGAAGGCGTGCGCGGTGATCACCCCATCGCTGCAAGACACGCTGGTCCAGCTCGAGCCGTTCCCGGCCGCGGTCCGCAACGCCCGCTACGACGTGCTCGGCTACAACGCCGGCTACGACTGGCTGATGGGCGGCGTCGACCGGATCCCGTTCGAGGACCGCAACACGCTCGTGCAGGTCCTGCTCAATCCGGAGTGGAAGAAGCGGATGCTCGACTGGGACCAGAACGTGAGCCGGCTGGTCTCCGCGTTCCGCGCCGCGATGGCCGAGCACATGGCGGAACCGGCGTGGAAATCGCTGGTCAAGCGGCTGCAGGCGGAATCGCCGTGCTTCGAGGAGCTGTGGCGCCGGCACGACGTGAACTCGGAGCTGTCGCCGACCAAGCGTTATCTGCACCCGGAAGTCGGGCTGCTGACGTTCAACTTCACCTACCTGTACCTCGGTCGTCGCTCGGAGACCCGGCTGTCGGTCTACACCCCGGCGAACCCGGAGACAGCGGAGAAACTTCAAGCGGCTGTACCGCGCAACGCGTAG
- a CDS encoding UDP-glucose dehydrogenase family protein, whose product MSSARIVVVGTGYVGLTTGACLASLGHQVTCVDVDVAKVARLSAGRVDILEPGLAELVSRGLANGRLSFVVGARDAVRDAEGVFLCVPTPMGAGGSADLRAVEAVTAEIGDVLPAGCALITKSTVPVGTAKRISAMVGRADVPVVSNPEFLREGTAVQDFLNPDRIVVGSDSAAAAGWVGQLYGDLAAPVVLSDAASAELVKYAANCFLALKLSYVNSIAELCERLGADIDLVTEGMGYDRRIGRTFLKPGPGWGGSCLPKDTSALVKVAESVDYDFRMLTSAIDENIAQRDRVVAKIAGACGGTLAGARIGVLGLAFKAGTNDLRDSPALAVSSVLGALGAEITAYDPAVCGSIAGMTVVDDPYQVAKDADVVVVLTEWAEFRNLDWVAMADAMEGHDVVDTRNLLDPRMILDAGLTWQGIGRPRAARRKVAVS is encoded by the coding sequence ATGAGCTCAGCTCGGATCGTGGTGGTAGGGACGGGATACGTCGGATTGACCACGGGGGCTTGTCTCGCGAGCCTCGGGCACCAGGTCACCTGTGTGGACGTGGACGTGGCAAAAGTGGCCCGGCTGTCCGCCGGCCGGGTGGACATCCTCGAACCGGGACTCGCCGAACTGGTCTCCCGCGGGCTGGCGAACGGGCGGTTGTCGTTCGTCGTCGGGGCGCGGGACGCGGTTCGCGACGCGGAGGGCGTGTTCCTCTGCGTGCCGACGCCGATGGGCGCGGGCGGTTCCGCGGATCTGCGGGCAGTGGAGGCGGTGACCGCCGAAATCGGCGACGTGCTGCCGGCCGGCTGCGCGCTGATCACCAAATCGACAGTGCCGGTCGGCACCGCGAAACGGATTAGCGCGATGGTCGGGCGCGCCGACGTGCCGGTGGTGTCGAACCCGGAATTCCTGCGCGAAGGCACTGCGGTGCAAGACTTCCTGAACCCCGACCGGATCGTCGTCGGCTCGGATTCGGCCGCCGCGGCCGGCTGGGTCGGGCAATTGTACGGCGATCTCGCCGCGCCGGTGGTGCTCTCCGACGCGGCCAGCGCCGAACTCGTCAAGTACGCGGCGAACTGTTTCCTCGCACTCAAACTGTCCTATGTGAACTCGATCGCCGAGCTGTGCGAACGGCTCGGCGCCGACATCGACCTGGTCACCGAAGGAATGGGCTACGACCGGCGGATCGGCCGCACCTTCCTCAAGCCCGGACCGGGCTGGGGCGGCTCCTGCCTGCCCAAGGACACCAGCGCGCTCGTCAAGGTCGCCGAATCGGTGGACTACGACTTCCGGATGCTCACCTCGGCGATCGACGAAAACATCGCCCAGCGTGACCGCGTGGTGGCGAAAATCGCCGGCGCTTGCGGCGGAACCCTGGCCGGTGCCCGGATCGGCGTGCTCGGGCTGGCATTCAAGGCGGGCACGAACGACCTGCGCGATTCGCCGGCGCTCGCGGTGTCCTCGGTGCTCGGCGCACTCGGCGCGGAGATCACCGCCTACGACCCGGCGGTCTGCGGGTCGATCGCCGGGATGACCGTCGTGGACGACCCGTATCAGGTCGCCAAGGACGCGGATGTCGTTGTGGTGCTTACCGAATGGGCGGAATTCCGGAACCTGGACTGGGTCGCGATGGCAGATGCGATGGAAGGCCACGACGTCGTGGACACCCGGAACCTGCTGGACCCGCGAATGATCCTGGACGCCGGCCTGACCTGGCAGGGCATCGGCCGCCCGCGTGCGGCGCGGCGGAAGGTCGCCGTCTCGTGA
- a CDS encoding VOC family protein gives MPEPFDALALPSTPVDPEPAFADQLRDDLRRLILNGADMTATETAPQQAKLGSLTPYLVVRDARAALDFYVEVFAAQRRAEPIVMDDGRIGHAELAIGDSVLMLAEEFPELGNVVAPEGGPLIRVEVADPHRAMRRGVELGGEEVLPVEDRGHGLAGTLRDPFGQRWLVSQAAPRTTEAEERTYRHGEAGYFTFQVPDEIRAKTFYGAVLGWQFSPGSVPTGWRIEGDGLPGGLWGGPQLQVGWKLMFAVDDLEAALGRVRAQGGRAGEVENQPYGRTADCADDQGIEFWLWEQPRA, from the coding sequence ATGCCTGAACCGTTCGACGCGCTCGCGCTGCCCTCGACGCCGGTCGATCCCGAACCGGCCTTCGCCGACCAGCTGCGGGACGACCTCCGTCGCCTGATTCTGAACGGAGCGGACATGACTGCCACTGAAACCGCGCCTCAGCAGGCGAAACTGGGCTCGCTCACGCCGTACCTGGTGGTGCGCGACGCCCGCGCCGCGCTCGATTTCTACGTCGAGGTCTTCGCCGCCCAGCGCCGGGCGGAGCCGATCGTGATGGACGACGGCCGCATCGGGCACGCCGAACTGGCGATCGGCGACAGCGTGCTGATGCTGGCCGAGGAATTCCCTGAGCTGGGCAACGTCGTCGCCCCCGAAGGCGGTCCGCTGATCCGGGTCGAGGTCGCCGACCCGCACCGCGCGATGCGGCGCGGGGTCGAGCTGGGCGGCGAAGAGGTGCTCCCGGTCGAAGACCGCGGGCACGGGCTGGCCGGCACCCTGCGCGACCCGTTCGGACAGCGCTGGCTCGTCTCGCAGGCCGCGCCGCGAACGACGGAGGCCGAGGAGCGCACGTACCGGCACGGCGAGGCCGGGTACTTCACCTTCCAAGTGCCCGACGAGATCCGCGCCAAGACGTTCTACGGCGCGGTGCTCGGCTGGCAGTTCTCGCCCGGCAGCGTGCCGACCGGCTGGCGGATCGAGGGCGACGGCCTGCCCGGCGGGCTGTGGGGCGGACCGCAGCTGCAGGTCGGCTGGAAGCTGATGTTCGCCGTCGACGACCTCGAAGCAGCGCTCGGCCGGGTGCGCGCCCAAGGCGGCCGGGCTGGCGAGGTGGAGAACCAACCGTACGGCCGTACTGCGGATTGTGCCGATGACCAGGGCATCGAGTTCTGGCTGTGGGAACAACCACGAGCGTGA
- a CDS encoding MFS transporter: MTTTTTASAPATAVVGAPARFTAAGLITVLLGAALPIIDFFIVNVALPTIDTDLHASAATLELVVAGYGIAYAVLLVLGGRLGDTFGRRRLFLLGLALFTLTSLACGVAPDAGTLVLARAAQGAASAMLLPQVLSIIQAGTSGERRSRAIGLYGATGGIATVIGQLLGGVLVSADLWGLSWRPIFLVNVPIGLFGLLIARRTVPDSRASNPLGIDRLGTVLLAVSLLSLLIPIMEGRALGWPWWTIALLVVFPFATYAFARVERRLESAGRTPLLPPTLLRTPSMRHGLTVAVPFFCSFGSFMFVYAVTLQTGLHLSALEAGLALMPMALAYFLTSLSSSHLVARFGRKVVPVGALILTLGLIVLAGSALRSWPDLSIWQLAPAMVLIGIGNGLAMSTLFRVVLSRVPADLAGAGGGVLTTTQQTSLALGVAVLGSLFAGLSGPGSLGYRGAFVLVIGLLAVLALAVAGLARKLPDPR; encoded by the coding sequence ATGACGACTACCACCACCGCCTCGGCACCGGCTACCGCCGTTGTCGGGGCACCGGCCCGGTTCACCGCCGCGGGCCTGATCACGGTGCTGCTGGGAGCGGCGCTGCCGATCATCGACTTCTTCATCGTCAACGTCGCCCTGCCCACCATCGACACCGACCTGCACGCGTCCGCCGCGACGCTCGAACTCGTCGTCGCCGGCTACGGCATCGCGTACGCGGTGCTCCTCGTACTTGGCGGACGGCTCGGCGACACGTTCGGACGGCGGCGGCTGTTCCTGCTCGGCCTTGCCCTGTTCACCCTCACCTCGCTGGCCTGCGGCGTCGCTCCGGACGCCGGGACGCTGGTCCTCGCCCGCGCGGCGCAGGGCGCGGCTTCGGCGATGCTGCTGCCGCAAGTGCTTTCGATCATCCAGGCCGGCACCTCCGGCGAACGCCGGTCCCGCGCGATCGGCCTGTACGGCGCGACCGGCGGCATCGCCACCGTGATCGGCCAGCTGCTCGGCGGCGTGCTGGTGTCCGCCGACCTGTGGGGCCTGAGCTGGCGGCCGATCTTCCTGGTCAACGTGCCGATCGGCCTCTTCGGCCTGCTGATCGCGCGCCGCACGGTGCCGGACAGCCGGGCGAGCAATCCGCTCGGCATCGACCGGTTGGGCACCGTGCTGCTCGCGGTCTCCCTGTTGTCCCTGCTGATCCCGATCATGGAGGGCCGGGCGCTCGGCTGGCCATGGTGGACGATCGCGCTGCTGGTCGTGTTCCCGTTCGCGACCTACGCGTTCGCCCGCGTCGAACGCCGCCTGGAATCGGCGGGCCGCACGCCGTTGCTGCCGCCGACCTTGCTCCGCACGCCGAGCATGCGGCACGGGCTGACCGTCGCGGTGCCGTTCTTCTGCTCCTTCGGCTCGTTCATGTTCGTCTACGCGGTCACGCTGCAAACCGGCCTGCACCTCAGCGCGCTCGAAGCCGGCCTCGCGCTGATGCCGATGGCGCTCGCGTACTTCCTCACCTCCTTGTCCAGCAGCCACTTGGTCGCGCGGTTCGGCCGCAAGGTGGTGCCGGTCGGCGCGTTGATCCTGACGCTCGGGCTGATCGTGCTCGCCGGATCCGCGCTGCGGTCCTGGCCGGACTTGTCGATCTGGCAGCTGGCCCCGGCGATGGTGCTGATCGGCATCGGCAACGGGCTCGCGATGAGCACGCTGTTCCGGGTGGTGCTGTCCCGGGTTCCCGCCGATCTCGCCGGTGCGGGCGGCGGCGTGCTCACCACGACCCAGCAGACGTCGCTGGCCTTGGGCGTCGCGGTGCTCGGCAGCCTGTTCGCAGGTCTGAGCGGGCCCGGGTCACTCGGCTACCGGGGGGCGTTCGTGCTGGTCATCGGTTTGCTGGCGGTGCTCGCGCTGGCGGTTGCCGGGCTGGCGCGGAAGCTGCCAGACCCGCGCTGA
- a CDS encoding VOC family protein, with translation MSISLELNHLIVPSRDNRESAEFFAHLLGFEIGVEWGPFVPVETGNGVRLDFATIPDEDRRLQHYCFLIPEVDFDAFFARLKETGIAYHAGPGGQGPGEINHNHGGRGVYFLDPGGNGIEVITQPYEPERKRPASW, from the coding sequence GTGTCCATTTCTCTTGAACTGAACCATCTGATCGTCCCGTCCCGGGACAACCGGGAATCCGCCGAATTCTTCGCGCACCTGCTGGGATTTGAGATCGGCGTCGAATGGGGGCCGTTCGTACCGGTCGAGACCGGCAACGGCGTGCGGCTCGACTTCGCCACCATCCCGGACGAGGATCGCAGGCTGCAGCACTACTGTTTCCTCATCCCCGAGGTCGATTTCGACGCGTTTTTCGCGCGGCTGAAGGAAACCGGGATCGCTTACCACGCCGGCCCGGGCGGGCAGGGCCCTGGCGAGATCAACCACAACCACGGCGGCCGCGGCGTGTACTTCCTCGATCCCGGCGGCAACGGCATCGAGGTCATCACGCAGCCGTACGAGCCGGAGCGCAAGCGGCCAGCCAGCTGGTAA
- a CDS encoding class I SAM-dependent methyltransferase has translation MSDVKRHRTKLMPEMEGPIARAYARGRGTGPQLAQYREAAEALVEQFPADAAVLEVAPGPGYFSVELARTGRCTVTGLDVSRTFVQLAREYAREQGVSVDFRRGDVAAMPFAPESFDYLVCQAAFKNFADPVDALNEMHRVLRPGGTALVQDLNKNTTDAQLDEEVARMNLGPVAAFTTVRTLRGLRRRAYTPEQFAATVAESAFGACEISPDGIGLDARMRKA, from the coding sequence ATGAGCGACGTCAAACGGCACCGGACCAAGCTGATGCCGGAAATGGAAGGGCCGATCGCCCGGGCCTACGCACGCGGCCGGGGCACCGGACCGCAGCTCGCGCAGTACCGGGAGGCGGCGGAGGCGCTGGTCGAGCAGTTTCCGGCCGATGCCGCGGTGCTGGAGGTGGCACCCGGGCCGGGGTATTTCTCGGTCGAGCTGGCCCGCACTGGCCGGTGCACGGTCACCGGGCTGGACGTCAGCCGGACCTTCGTCCAGCTGGCCCGCGAGTACGCCCGGGAGCAGGGTGTATCGGTCGATTTCCGGCGCGGAGACGTGGCGGCGATGCCGTTCGCGCCCGAATCTTTCGACTACCTCGTCTGCCAGGCTGCCTTCAAGAACTTCGCGGACCCAGTGGACGCGCTCAATGAGATGCACCGGGTGCTGCGTCCAGGCGGCACGGCCCTCGTGCAGGACCTCAACAAGAACACCACGGACGCTCAGCTCGATGAGGAAGTCGCGCGGATGAACCTCGGTCCGGTAGCCGCGTTCACCACCGTCCGCACGCTTCGCGGGCTGCGGCGACGGGCGTACACGCCGGAGCAGTTCGCGGCGACCGTCGCGGAGAGCGCGTTCGGCGCCTGCGAGATTTCCCCGGACGGGATCGGGCTCGATGCCCGGATGCGCAAGGCGTGA
- a CDS encoding acyltransferase family protein yields MSALAEQHSAAPAKAPAPAAEAPAPAKKTRIVFIDIGRGLGALLVFYSHIVHPWIYAKNDKAPYVDFIEALTTNPMHMSKQGIGQIAVPFFFLVSGFVVTPIALRQGAGRFALNRFIRVYAPMMFVVLLTVVLLLVNLHPPSTGQPQTLNPLTVLTNTTLANYLITPQVVLVPVAWTMIVEVLFYLLLMAILPLLRRSVWLAIAVELTFIFVVLMSMHQLGATWFLFAVNVSYLPSMLIGQVIWATTAKKIPLWTGALFGACAWSLYVLADIIGVGRVDNSYNLALAFAVVCFFMGMFAEDRLKQRKVWTMLSERSYSIYLLHMLVTFVLLQLLRPAVPLPLALLIVIPAVFGVVEVSYRYVERPSHALARRLSRKPSGSKPANPPATPPASAKPAEPAEAEKTQVVAPVPPVRDVEDTIEIPVVRVDSRPPRRPAPRPQPVPGGTGTGTGGNGRMPRGGQLPPPPPGGGATRSERTAITRAAGGSHRARPLPEAGADRIAEPPARRPMPPRRPSAPPELRNQPDQENQGQRGDYDDFPRHGNSFRPTPR; encoded by the coding sequence GTGAGCGCGCTGGCCGAACAGCATTCCGCCGCGCCTGCCAAGGCCCCCGCGCCGGCGGCCGAAGCTCCGGCGCCGGCTAAGAAAACCCGCATCGTCTTCATCGACATCGGCCGCGGACTCGGCGCTCTGCTGGTGTTCTACAGCCACATCGTGCATCCGTGGATCTACGCGAAGAACGACAAAGCACCGTACGTCGACTTCATCGAGGCCCTCACCACCAACCCGATGCACATGTCGAAGCAGGGCATCGGGCAGATCGCCGTGCCGTTCTTCTTCCTGGTCAGCGGGTTCGTGGTGACCCCGATCGCGCTGCGCCAGGGGGCCGGCCGGTTCGCCCTCAACCGGTTCATCCGGGTGTACGCGCCGATGATGTTCGTCGTGCTGCTCACCGTGGTGCTGCTGCTGGTGAACCTGCACCCGCCGTCCACCGGACAGCCGCAGACGCTGAACCCGCTCACCGTGCTGACCAACACGACGCTGGCGAACTACCTGATCACCCCGCAGGTGGTGCTGGTGCCGGTGGCCTGGACGATGATCGTCGAGGTCCTGTTCTACCTGCTGCTGATGGCGATCCTGCCGCTGCTGAGGCGGTCGGTGTGGCTGGCGATCGCGGTCGAGCTCACCTTCATTTTCGTCGTGCTGATGAGCATGCACCAGCTGGGCGCGACCTGGTTCCTGTTCGCGGTGAACGTTTCCTACCTGCCGTCGATGCTGATCGGCCAGGTCATCTGGGCGACCACCGCGAAGAAGATTCCGCTGTGGACCGGCGCGCTCTTCGGGGCCTGCGCCTGGTCGCTGTACGTGCTGGCGGACATCATCGGCGTCGGGCGGGTCGACAACTCGTACAACCTGGCGCTGGCGTTCGCGGTCGTGTGCTTCTTCATGGGAATGTTCGCCGAGGACCGGCTGAAGCAGCGCAAGGTCTGGACCATGCTGTCCGAGCGCAGCTACTCGATCTACCTGCTGCACATGCTGGTCACGTTCGTGCTGCTGCAGCTGCTGCGCCCAGCGGTGCCGTTGCCGCTCGCGCTGCTGATCGTGATCCCGGCGGTGTTCGGGGTGGTCGAGGTGAGCTACCGGTACGTGGAGCGGCCGAGTCACGCGCTGGCGCGGCGGCTGTCTCGGAAGCCGTCCGGGAGCAAGCCCGCGAACCCTCCGGCCACGCCGCCCGCGTCGGCGAAGCCGGCGGAGCCAGCCGAGGCGGAGAAGACCCAGGTGGTGGCCCCGGTGCCGCCGGTGCGCGACGTCGAGGACACCATCGAGATCCCGGTGGTCCGGGTCGATTCGCGGCCGCCTCGTCGGCCTGCGCCGCGGCCGCAGCCGGTGCCGGGCGGCACTGGCACTGGCACTGGCGGCAACGGCCGGATGCCGCGCGGTGGCCAATTGCCGCCGCCTCCGCCGGGGGGCGGGGCGACGCGCAGCGAGCGGACCGCGATCACCCGAGCGGCGGGCGGTTCGCACCGCGCGCGGCCGCTGCCCGAGGCGGGGGCGGACCGGATCGCGGAACCGCCCGCGCGCCGGCCGATGCCGCCGCGGCGGCCGTCAGCTCCGCCGGAGCTGCGCAACCAGCCGGACCAGGAAAACCAGGGCCAGCGTGGCGACTACGACGATTTCCCACGCCACGGGAACTCCTTTCGCCCCACCCCTCGCTGA
- a CDS encoding response regulator, with translation MTIRVVLADDQALVRAGFRVLLETEEGFEVAGEASDGEQAVAQAVEHRPDIVVMDIRMPGTDGLEATRRITSHPDLGGVKVLVLTTFDVDEYVYEALRAGASGFLLKDTEPVELLHALRVVAAGEALLAPTVTRRLIAEIVGRPEHRRIDTSAVREVTEREREVLALVAGGLSNDEIAEHLVISAATARTHVSRIMTKIGARDRAQLVVLAYESGLVTPRRPSHG, from the coding sequence ATGACCATCCGCGTGGTACTGGCCGATGACCAGGCACTGGTCCGGGCCGGTTTCCGGGTACTGCTCGAAACCGAGGAGGGATTCGAGGTGGCCGGCGAAGCCAGCGACGGCGAGCAGGCGGTCGCGCAGGCGGTCGAGCACCGGCCGGACATCGTCGTGATGGACATCCGGATGCCCGGCACCGACGGACTCGAAGCCACTCGCCGAATCACCTCGCATCCCGATCTCGGCGGGGTGAAAGTGCTGGTCCTGACCACCTTCGACGTCGACGAGTACGTCTACGAAGCGCTCCGGGCGGGAGCCAGTGGCTTCCTGCTCAAGGACACCGAACCGGTCGAACTCCTGCACGCGCTGCGCGTCGTCGCGGCCGGGGAGGCGCTGCTCGCGCCGACCGTCACCCGCAGGCTGATCGCCGAGATCGTCGGCCGCCCGGAACACCGCCGGATCGACACGTCGGCGGTGCGGGAGGTGACCGAACGCGAACGCGAGGTGCTGGCGCTGGTCGCGGGCGGGCTGTCGAACGACGAAATCGCCGAGCACCTGGTGATTTCTGCGGCGACCGCGCGTACGCACGTCAGCCGCATTATGACCAAGATCGGTGCCCGTGACCGGGCGCAGCTGGTGGTGCTCGCCTACGAATCCGGTCTGGTCACGCCGCGCCGGCCTTCGCACGGCTGA
- a CDS encoding RNA polymerase sigma factor: MTEPRVQPDPAFALLGLYEKALPEVYGYLLARCGDRVLAEELTSETFLGAVAACRKEHAPPVSTPWLIGVARHKLADHWRRIEREQRGLRLVHDAEDDVEDPWDEQLDALRARQVLGSLAVPHQAVLTLRYVDGLPVREVAAHLGRTVHATEALLTRAKTAFRRGYQGKEGSDA, translated from the coding sequence GTGACGGAACCTCGGGTGCAGCCAGACCCGGCCTTCGCGCTGCTGGGCCTCTACGAGAAGGCCCTGCCGGAGGTCTACGGGTACCTGCTCGCGAGGTGCGGCGACCGCGTGCTGGCCGAGGAACTGACTTCGGAGACGTTCCTCGGCGCGGTCGCCGCTTGCCGCAAGGAGCACGCGCCGCCGGTGAGCACGCCGTGGCTGATCGGGGTGGCCCGGCACAAGCTGGCTGACCACTGGCGGCGGATCGAACGGGAGCAGCGCGGACTACGGCTGGTGCACGACGCCGAAGACGACGTCGAGGATCCCTGGGACGAACAGCTCGACGCCCTGCGTGCGCGGCAGGTGCTCGGTTCGCTGGCGGTCCCGCATCAAGCGGTGCTCACCTTGCGGTACGTCGACGGCCTTCCGGTGCGCGAGGTCGCCGCGCACCTCGGCCGGACAGTCCACGCGACCGAGGCGTTGCTGACGCGGGCCAAGACCGCGTTCCGCCGCGGCTACCAGGGGAAGGAGGGAAGCGATGCCTGA